A genomic window from Planococcus rifietoensis includes:
- a CDS encoding mechanosensitive ion channel family protein, translating into MFDFIDIDWGNLLVEAGIIAAQVIGILIAFAIVRAIGKKLINRSFDRLTKKGDVTNGRALTLRSLSENVFSYALVFVLVATLFNIFGLSVASLIAGAGIVGLAIGFGAQGLVSDVVTGFFLLLEKQIDVNDYVTVGAIDGVVESVGLRTTQIRSFDGTLNFIPNRDITTVSNHSRGNMRALVDIGVSYDENIDEAMAVLKTVCEKVAKDNAAVVEGPDVIGVQAFGASDVTLRIIAKAKSGEQWGVERELRKSIKEALDAHDIEIPFPHQVTIHKGLENPVQS; encoded by the coding sequence TTGTTTGATTTCATTGATATTGACTGGGGAAATCTATTAGTTGAGGCGGGAATCATTGCCGCTCAAGTCATCGGAATTTTAATCGCATTTGCGATTGTGCGGGCGATCGGGAAAAAATTGATCAACCGCTCGTTTGACCGCTTGACGAAAAAAGGCGACGTGACGAACGGTCGCGCATTGACGCTTCGTTCATTGTCCGAGAACGTCTTCTCGTACGCATTAGTCTTTGTATTGGTGGCAACTTTGTTCAATATTTTTGGGCTTTCCGTCGCGAGCCTTATCGCCGGCGCAGGAATTGTCGGCCTGGCGATCGGTTTCGGCGCACAGGGACTGGTCAGTGACGTGGTTACCGGCTTCTTCCTATTGCTGGAGAAACAAATTGACGTTAACGATTATGTGACGGTTGGAGCCATTGACGGCGTGGTCGAATCAGTCGGGTTGCGGACGACGCAAATCCGCAGTTTCGACGGTACCTTGAATTTCATTCCGAACCGCGATATTACGACGGTTAGCAACCATTCGCGCGGGAATATGCGTGCACTCGTGGATATTGGCGTATCGTATGACGAAAACATCGACGAAGCGATGGCCGTGCTGAAAACAGTATGCGAAAAAGTCGCAAAAGACAATGCCGCCGTCGTCGAAGGGCCGGATGTGATTGGTGTGCAGGCGTTCGGGGCATCGGATGTCACGTTGCGCATCATTGCCAAAGCGAAAAGCGGAGAACAATGGGGAGTCGAGCGCGAGCTGCGCAAATCCATCAAAGAGGCACTGGATGCCCATGATATCGAGATCCCTTTCCCACATCAGGTGACGATTCACAAAGGCTTGGAGAATCCCGTTCAGTCATAA
- a CDS encoding CPBP family intramembrane glutamic endopeptidase, producing MTTAFLGSKGMWSWKELIYLLTVVLVAIPIFVEYSLYHYLVNFFGNELHAGTMIGLVMSIIFMAALYLIVLKPNGQSWKAVGVQGFSSEHWKRIVVWTIALIVVSVGLVIIMSEFGVGTDNSKTDSLQSQLTLLNFFIGFVSAAVISPIYEEIFYRGFLYRFFSSHYGIGAGMLLSASIFTLVHIPTFNTLPVNFVSGLIFAWIYQKTGSVLPCILMHGLFNGIAVILTATA from the coding sequence ATGACGACAGCTTTTTTGGGAAGCAAGGGAATGTGGAGTTGGAAAGAACTAATATACTTATTGACCGTTGTATTGGTAGCTATACCAATTTTTGTGGAATACAGCTTATATCATTACCTCGTGAACTTTTTCGGCAATGAATTGCATGCAGGTACAATGATTGGCTTGGTCATGTCCATTATCTTTATGGCTGCTCTCTATTTAATCGTACTTAAGCCAAATGGACAGTCTTGGAAAGCGGTAGGTGTCCAAGGTTTCTCATCCGAACACTGGAAGAGGATTGTAGTTTGGACAATTGCATTGATTGTTGTAAGCGTCGGTTTAGTAATTATCATGTCGGAGTTTGGCGTTGGAACCGACAACAGCAAAACCGACAGCCTGCAATCACAATTGACACTCTTGAATTTCTTCATCGGATTTGTTTCCGCCGCTGTCATTTCACCAATTTACGAAGAAATTTTCTACCGCGGCTTTCTGTACCGTTTTTTCAGCAGCCATTATGGAATAGGAGCAGGCATGCTGCTGAGTGCTTCCATATTTACTTTAGTGCATATCCCAACTTTCAATACACTTCCGGTGAACTTTGTTTCTGGCCTTATTTTTGCATGGATCTATCAAAAAACAGGTTCTGTCCTTCCATGTATCTTGATGCACGGACTTTTCAATGGCATTGCTGTAATCCTCACCGCTACCGCTTAG
- a CDS encoding MerR family transcriptional regulator, with amino-acid sequence MAHRMEKEYLTTGELSKRLNVSVRTIRYYDQIGLVEPSRKEAGGKRCYSVEDILKLQKILLLKSLNLSLEDSRKISAEQSIDSILAVHKPLLMNEIDQLQQSLKHTQSLLNLLELEETIHWEDLISLVAGPQNEKNWSHYFSSQQQEILEKGLPKLENGDLATKKWINIIKRIELCLDKGISPSSKEGQLILADVDILSAETFGNDPKLSEAFWEARKSAQASEDLGLYAINPAIIEFLELADKAKR; translated from the coding sequence TTGGCACATCGTATGGAGAAAGAATACTTAACGACTGGAGAATTATCTAAGCGATTGAATGTATCTGTCCGAACCATACGCTATTACGATCAAATTGGATTGGTTGAGCCTTCTAGAAAAGAAGCGGGCGGAAAGCGCTGCTATTCAGTAGAAGATATTTTGAAGCTGCAAAAGATTCTGCTGCTCAAGTCACTGAATTTATCGTTAGAAGACAGCCGCAAAATTTCGGCAGAGCAATCGATCGATTCGATTTTAGCTGTGCATAAACCTTTGTTGATGAACGAAATCGACCAGCTTCAACAGTCATTAAAGCACACACAGTCTTTACTCAACCTGTTGGAATTGGAAGAGACAATTCATTGGGAAGACCTTATTTCGCTGGTTGCTGGGCCGCAGAATGAAAAAAATTGGAGCCATTATTTTTCATCACAGCAACAAGAGATCTTGGAGAAGGGTTTGCCTAAACTTGAAAATGGCGACTTGGCTACCAAAAAGTGGATAAATATCATCAAAAGAATTGAACTGTGCTTGGACAAAGGGATTTCTCCCTCTTCAAAAGAGGGGCAATTGATTTTAGCTGACGTTGATATTTTATCGGCAGAAACATTCGGCAATGATCCCAAATTGTCAGAAGCTTTTTGGGAAGCCAGGAAATCGGCGCAAGCTTCCGAAGATCTCGGGCTGTACGCCATCAATCCAGCCATAATTGAATTCCTCGAATTGGCGGACAAGGCTAAGCGGTAG
- a CDS encoding tetratricopeptide repeat protein has translation MNPDLNKAIGLRAAGKQEESNQLLAALAKHFPEHPQINYQCAWSFDLLGEEKKAIPYYEKAIQLGLEKEDLEGALLGLGSTYRTLGEYEKSRSTFAKGIELFPANQALKVFLAMTLYNSAEHQQAMEILLKCLAETSADKNISAYKKAIGFYADKLDETWI, from the coding sequence ATGAATCCAGACTTGAATAAAGCAATTGGGCTAAGAGCTGCGGGTAAACAAGAAGAATCAAATCAATTGCTGGCGGCACTGGCAAAGCACTTCCCAGAACACCCACAAATCAATTACCAGTGTGCTTGGAGTTTTGATTTGCTTGGAGAAGAAAAAAAGGCAATTCCCTATTACGAAAAAGCTATCCAACTCGGGCTCGAAAAAGAGGATTTAGAAGGTGCATTGCTGGGGCTAGGCAGCACTTACCGGACCTTAGGGGAATACGAAAAATCGAGAAGCACTTTTGCAAAAGGAATAGAACTTTTTCCAGCCAATCAGGCATTGAAAGTTTTTTTGGCAATGACTTTGTATAACTCAGCAGAACATCAGCAAGCAATGGAAATATTGCTCAAGTGTTTAGCGGAAACTTCTGCTGATAAAAACATTTCAGCTTATAAGAAGGCAATTGGATTCTATGCAGATAAATTGGATGAAACATGGATCTGA
- a CDS encoding SDR family oxidoreductase, which yields MANIQNPRTQYTTEEFPKQYQEAPGVQNQMTPVPDCGEKTYKGSGKLEGRKALVTGGDSGIGRAAAIAYAREGADVAINYLPAEQSDADEVKQLIEAEGRKAVLIPGDLSDEAFNKEMVEKANSELGGLDILALVAGKQQAVKDIADLPTEQLEKTFQVNVYSMYWTVKAALPYLPEGASIITTSSVEGFDPSPMLLDYSATKFAIIGFTKSLSKQLADKGIRVNSVAPGPIWTALQISGGQPQENIPEFGKGTPETPIGRAGQPAELASVYVFLASIESSYVTGQIYSITGGMTTA from the coding sequence ATGGCGAATATCCAAAACCCTAGAACGCAATATACAACGGAAGAGTTTCCGAAACAATACCAGGAAGCCCCTGGCGTACAAAACCAAATGACTCCTGTACCAGACTGCGGCGAAAAGACGTACAAAGGTTCAGGCAAGCTTGAAGGACGTAAAGCACTAGTAACCGGTGGTGATTCCGGAATCGGCCGTGCTGCAGCCATCGCATACGCTAGAGAAGGTGCAGATGTGGCGATCAATTACTTGCCAGCTGAGCAATCCGATGCCGATGAAGTGAAACAATTGATCGAAGCAGAAGGCCGCAAAGCTGTCTTGATCCCCGGCGACTTGAGCGACGAAGCGTTCAACAAGGAAATGGTTGAAAAAGCCAACAGCGAACTTGGCGGATTGGACATCTTGGCACTCGTTGCCGGCAAGCAGCAAGCCGTCAAAGACATTGCCGACCTGCCGACAGAGCAGCTTGAAAAAACATTCCAAGTCAATGTCTATTCCATGTACTGGACAGTGAAAGCGGCGCTACCATACCTTCCAGAAGGCGCGTCGATCATCACGACGAGCTCGGTTGAAGGTTTTGACCCAAGCCCGATGCTATTGGATTATTCAGCAACGAAATTTGCGATCATCGGTTTCACGAAATCCTTGTCCAAACAATTGGCGGACAAAGGCATCCGTGTCAACTCCGTCGCACCAGGCCCAATCTGGACAGCGCTTCAGATTTCCGGCGGACAGCCACAGGAAAACATTCCGGAATTCGGCAAAGGCACACCTGAGACGCCAATCGGCCGCGCAGGCCAGCCGGCAGAACTTGCTTCTGTCTATGTCTTCCTGGCTTCCATCGAATCCAGCTATGTTACAGGACAGATCTACAGCATCACTGGCGGCATGACGACCGCTTAA
- a CDS encoding TIGR04104 family putative zinc finger protein codes for MPICQNCHKHWSWKQTVKKMFTLATGIECPYCRNRQFLTTRSRIRSSIVAFFAPTIILLNIFVDLSLVTALILLGASFIAAIAVYPFLVELTDEEEPLW; via the coding sequence ATGCCGATTTGTCAAAATTGCCACAAGCACTGGAGTTGGAAGCAGACGGTTAAAAAGATGTTTACACTTGCAACAGGGATAGAGTGTCCTTACTGCAGAAACAGACAATTCCTTACCACACGATCAAGGATAAGAAGCAGTATAGTCGCTTTCTTCGCACCAACTATCATTCTGTTGAACATTTTTGTTGACCTATCACTGGTTACCGCATTGATTCTATTGGGTGCCAGTTTTATTGCCGCTATTGCTGTGTACCCATTTTTAGTCGAATTGACCGATGAAGAAGAGCCGCTTTGGTAG
- a CDS encoding fructose-bisphosphatase class III produces MSSKYLDLLAEKYDSEEKVATEIINLEAILNLPKGTEHFVSDLHGEYQAFQHVLRNGSGNVKVKIRDLFNNEMGEEELNEFATLVYYPEEKLSLIKSHFSSKKELKDWYIETIERLLKLVSYASSKYTRSKLRKALPKQFVYIIEELLYKTDEFTNKKDYYAKMLEQIISLGQVDKLIVGLAYTMQRLTVDHLHVVGDIYDRGPDPHKIMDTLIDYHSVDIQWGNHDVLWIGAYSGSKVCLANIIRICARYNNLDIIEDVYGINLRPLLNLAEKYYEDNPAFHPKRISDEQLTEQEQLQITKIHQAISIIQFKLESPIIKRRSCFAMEDRLLLEKVDYDKNEATIHGKTYPLENTCFATIDPKHPDRLLDEEQQVIDKLLFSIQHSEKLSRHMNFLMKKGKLYLQYNGNLLIHGCIPLEENGDMKQMKIEGESYAGRELLDVFEEYTRYAFAHPEETDDFATDMVWYQWTGENSSLFGKREMTTFERYFIKDKETHKERKNPYYHLREDEDMCRKMLAEFDLNPDYGRIINGHTPVKERDGEDPIKANGKMIVIDGGFSKAYQSTTGIAGYTLLYNSYGMQLVAHQRFNSKEEVLQNGTDVLSIKRLVDEELERKKVRETNIGEELLQEIANLNSLRKHRYMN; encoded by the coding sequence ATCAGTTCAAAATACTTGGATCTACTGGCAGAAAAATATGACAGCGAAGAAAAAGTGGCAACGGAGATCATTAATCTGGAAGCCATCTTGAACTTGCCGAAAGGAACAGAGCATTTCGTCAGCGATCTCCACGGCGAGTACCAAGCATTTCAGCACGTGTTGCGCAATGGCTCCGGCAACGTCAAAGTGAAAATCAGGGATTTGTTCAACAACGAGATGGGGGAAGAAGAGCTCAACGAATTCGCGACCCTCGTTTATTACCCGGAAGAGAAATTGAGCCTGATCAAAAGCCATTTCAGCAGCAAGAAAGAATTGAAGGACTGGTATATCGAAACGATCGAGCGGCTCTTGAAGCTGGTATCTTACGCATCGTCTAAATACACGCGCTCCAAATTGCGCAAAGCTTTGCCAAAGCAATTCGTCTATATTATTGAGGAACTTCTGTACAAAACGGATGAATTCACCAACAAGAAAGATTATTACGCGAAAATGCTTGAGCAGATCATTTCACTCGGGCAAGTAGACAAGCTGATCGTGGGTCTCGCGTATACGATGCAGCGGCTGACCGTCGATCATCTGCACGTCGTCGGCGATATTTACGACCGGGGGCCGGATCCGCATAAAATCATGGATACGCTCATCGACTACCATTCCGTCGACATTCAATGGGGCAATCACGATGTCTTATGGATCGGCGCTTATTCAGGCTCCAAAGTCTGCCTTGCGAACATCATCCGCATTTGTGCGCGTTATAACAACTTGGACATTATCGAAGATGTGTACGGCATCAACTTGCGCCCGCTATTGAATTTGGCTGAGAAATATTATGAGGACAATCCGGCATTCCATCCAAAGCGCATTTCAGATGAACAATTAACAGAGCAGGAGCAGCTGCAGATCACGAAAATCCACCAGGCGATTTCGATCATCCAGTTTAAATTGGAAAGCCCGATCATCAAACGGCGTTCTTGTTTCGCCATGGAAGACCGCTTGCTCTTGGAGAAAGTCGATTACGACAAAAACGAAGCGACGATCCACGGCAAAACTTATCCACTGGAGAACACATGCTTTGCTACGATCGACCCGAAACATCCGGACCGCTTGCTCGATGAAGAGCAGCAAGTCATCGATAAATTGCTATTCTCCATCCAGCATTCCGAAAAACTGTCGCGGCATATGAACTTCCTTATGAAAAAAGGCAAGCTGTATCTTCAATACAACGGCAATTTGCTCATTCACGGCTGCATCCCGCTCGAAGAGAACGGCGATATGAAGCAAATGAAAATTGAAGGCGAGAGCTATGCAGGACGGGAACTGCTTGACGTTTTTGAAGAGTATACCCGCTATGCGTTTGCGCATCCGGAAGAGACCGATGATTTCGCGACCGATATGGTCTGGTACCAATGGACAGGCGAAAACTCCTCCTTGTTCGGCAAACGCGAAATGACGACCTTCGAACGCTATTTCATCAAAGACAAAGAAACGCATAAAGAACGGAAAAATCCGTATTACCATTTGCGTGAAGACGAAGACATGTGCCGCAAAATGCTTGCAGAATTCGATTTGAACCCTGACTACGGCCGCATTATCAACGGGCACACCCCGGTCAAGGAACGGGACGGCGAAGACCCGATTAAAGCGAACGGCAAAATGATCGTCATCGACGGCGGGTTTTCGAAAGCCTATCAATCGACGACGGGCATCGCGGGCTATACGCTTCTATATAATTCTTACGGCATGCAGCTCGTCGCCCACCAGCGCTTTAATTCCAAAGAAGAGGTACTGCAAAACGGGACCGACGTCTTGTCGATCAAACGATTGGTCGACGAAGAACTCGAGCGCAAAAAGGTACGGGAGACGAATATCGGGGAAGAGCTCCTGCAGGAAATTGCCAATTTGAACAGCTTAAGAAAGCATCGCTATATGAATTAA
- a CDS encoding VLRF1 family aeRF1-type release factor → MGLSAEIKQLKKLENSEAGVLSIYLSTKPEVRSQWKTHLKNGFKQLEQQVEGNAEKHKAFQELKGKVEQELKHSEPRLLRSLVVFAEGGDGLFEVHFLQLDVDNEFVYGDSASTSQLENLDRKFPQTGIVVAQTETVTVHNSSLGEIDESWVFELDLDTDDWRKFQGRSAKGQASSSSQVDQFDNRKEKQIRRFYRELSAELAKLHKDYGWSELVLIGHQRPVNLLEDELDMKADRVVNKNLGGAEHQQVLQAAFE, encoded by the coding sequence GTGGGACTATCTGCGGAAATCAAACAGCTGAAAAAACTTGAAAATTCCGAAGCTGGCGTCTTGTCGATTTATCTAAGCACCAAGCCGGAAGTTCGAAGCCAATGGAAAACCCATTTAAAAAACGGCTTCAAGCAACTCGAACAGCAAGTCGAAGGGAATGCTGAAAAACACAAGGCCTTCCAAGAACTAAAGGGCAAAGTCGAACAGGAGCTGAAACATAGCGAACCGCGTTTGCTGCGAAGCCTCGTTGTTTTTGCAGAAGGCGGGGACGGGCTTTTCGAAGTGCATTTCCTGCAATTGGATGTCGACAACGAATTTGTTTACGGCGATTCAGCAAGCACATCCCAACTAGAGAATTTGGACCGGAAGTTTCCACAGACCGGCATTGTCGTTGCACAAACGGAAACCGTCACGGTGCACAATTCCAGCTTGGGTGAAATTGACGAAAGCTGGGTATTCGAATTGGATTTGGACACCGATGACTGGCGAAAATTTCAAGGAAGAAGCGCCAAAGGCCAAGCTTCGTCGAGCAGCCAAGTCGACCAGTTCGACAACCGGAAAGAAAAACAGATCCGCAGGTTTTACCGTGAACTTTCCGCTGAACTGGCGAAGTTGCACAAAGACTATGGCTGGTCCGAACTGGTGTTGATTGGGCATCAACGGCCGGTCAATTTGCTCGAAGATGAACTGGATATGAAAGCGGACCGCGTAGTAAACAAGAATTTAGGAGGTGCAGAACACCAACAAGTGCTTCAAGCTGCATTTGAATAA
- a CDS encoding M20/M25/M40 family metallo-hydrolase — protein sequence MSTERLVAEFKALVRIDSESFAEGAFQKHLMQRFKDLGLHIWEDDTMAQTGLGANNFIARLDGEASIEPLFFSSHIDTVSPGKGIQPIEENGRVVSDQTTILAADDKAGIAIMLELIKRLKEQNIQHGPLEFILTPGEEVGLLGAKAADMDQLQAKYGYVLDNGGPVGGIITASPTMQRLNIRVTGKAAHAGLEPEKGISAIEVASQAIVRMKLGRIDEETTANIGQIHGGTAMNIVMDHLELVAEVRSLNHQKCLDQVEAMRKALEEEVERSGAQLDFLATQLITGYQFDSAHPLLAHAKRSLELLGREARFERSGGGTDANVFNEKGKTVVNVSIGYENIHTVEEYIPIDEFEGAVEFALQLVKGMPDFHVESGE from the coding sequence ATGTCGACAGAACGCTTAGTCGCGGAATTCAAGGCGCTTGTCCGCATTGACTCGGAATCGTTCGCGGAAGGCGCATTTCAAAAACACTTGATGCAAAGATTCAAGGATCTTGGCCTGCACATTTGGGAAGACGATACGATGGCGCAGACGGGGCTTGGTGCCAATAACTTCATTGCCCGACTCGACGGGGAGGCTTCCATCGAACCGTTGTTTTTCTCTTCCCATATCGATACGGTTTCTCCCGGAAAAGGGATCCAGCCGATCGAAGAAAATGGACGCGTCGTATCGGATCAGACGACCATTTTGGCAGCCGATGACAAGGCCGGCATTGCGATCATGCTTGAGCTGATCAAGCGTTTGAAAGAACAAAATATCCAGCATGGCCCGCTCGAATTCATTCTGACGCCTGGTGAAGAAGTCGGCTTGCTTGGCGCGAAAGCCGCGGACATGGATCAATTGCAAGCGAAGTACGGATATGTGCTGGATAATGGCGGCCCGGTCGGAGGCATCATCACCGCAAGCCCGACGATGCAGCGCCTCAATATCCGTGTGACGGGCAAGGCGGCGCACGCTGGGTTGGAGCCGGAAAAAGGAATTTCCGCCATCGAAGTGGCGTCACAAGCAATTGTGCGGATGAAACTTGGGCGCATTGACGAAGAGACCACGGCCAATATCGGCCAGATCCACGGCGGGACTGCGATGAACATTGTCATGGACCATTTGGAGCTGGTTGCGGAAGTGCGTTCTTTAAATCATCAGAAATGCCTGGATCAAGTGGAAGCGATGCGAAAAGCGCTCGAAGAGGAAGTGGAGCGCTCCGGGGCGCAGCTCGACTTTCTGGCGACTCAATTGATCACGGGTTATCAATTTGATTCAGCGCATCCACTGCTCGCCCATGCCAAGCGCAGCCTAGAGCTTTTAGGGCGCGAAGCGCGTTTTGAACGGAGTGGCGGCGGGACCGATGCCAATGTCTTCAATGAAAAAGGGAAGACCGTAGTCAATGTGTCCATTGGCTATGAAAACATCCATACAGTCGAAGAATATATCCCGATTGACGAATTTGAGGGTGCGGTAGAATTTGCGCTGCAATTAGTGAAGGGGATGCCCGATTTCCATGTTGAATCAGGCGAATAG
- a CDS encoding amidase — MLKKAAMLMFAMSLMLAFSHAGNAQASGDAPDTRATWLWNPWMFVEDEGAVLAFLENKNINKVYVQIDRDIPKNTYRSFVTQAHARGIAVFALDGAPAWVAPKGYTNQNMLMNWLGNYQSGSTEQADFDGIHLDVEPYLYSGWNSKRAATVKSYQSLLQRAAVSSAQLNLPLEADMPFWFDEIPYKNTFGSGVLAEWVIANTDGVTLMAYRDSAPMIIEIVKNEIAMAEKYGKHVVVGVETGVTDEGSIITFAEEGEAFMNLQLAEVAAHYSAYPAYEGIAIHHVGSWMTLKP; from the coding sequence ATGTTGAAGAAAGCGGCGATGTTAATGTTCGCGATGTCTCTTATGCTGGCGTTCAGCCATGCAGGAAACGCACAGGCAAGCGGCGATGCGCCTGATACACGTGCCACTTGGCTATGGAATCCGTGGATGTTTGTGGAAGATGAAGGCGCGGTGCTGGCTTTTCTAGAAAATAAAAACATCAATAAAGTCTATGTCCAAATCGACCGCGACATTCCCAAAAACACGTACCGCAGCTTTGTCACACAAGCGCATGCACGCGGCATAGCTGTATTTGCACTCGACGGAGCACCGGCCTGGGTTGCGCCAAAAGGCTATACGAACCAGAACATGTTGATGAACTGGCTTGGCAATTACCAAAGCGGATCGACAGAGCAGGCAGATTTTGATGGCATCCATTTGGATGTGGAGCCTTATTTATACAGCGGATGGAATTCGAAGCGTGCTGCTACCGTGAAGTCGTATCAATCTCTTCTTCAAAGAGCCGCAGTGAGCTCTGCGCAGTTGAACTTGCCGCTTGAAGCCGATATGCCTTTTTGGTTCGACGAGATTCCTTATAAAAATACATTCGGCAGCGGAGTCTTGGCCGAATGGGTGATCGCCAATACAGACGGGGTAACACTGATGGCTTACCGGGATTCCGCGCCTATGATCATCGAAATCGTCAAAAACGAAATCGCCATGGCCGAAAAATATGGCAAACATGTAGTCGTGGGCGTAGAAACAGGCGTCACCGATGAAGGCAGCATCATTACGTTTGCTGAAGAAGGCGAAGCGTTCATGAATTTGCAGTTGGCTGAAGTAGCCGCCCATTACTCGGCGTACCCTGCCTATGAAGGAATTGCTATCCACCATGTTGGCAGTTGGATGACGCTCAAGCCATGA
- a CDS encoding diguanylate cyclase has protein sequence MAQTDYKALLATRMERDFSKWAGQGTIPEREVYRFLHTMKGTAGTIGMMELSEFCARELDVFSEHSTELLAVDSLEGFMSSFRNYFAADESASQQETELETPEIEASSEEALVLVIDSDAEFAAKLKETLEPKGIPVVIALDGQKGTELFYTLHPQMVLLDAKLPDADGFSLAERFAEAGRSRHLPLAILSEDDRIDHQIRAMEVGATDFLAKPLNMAYFLPYLANRLRSQEIVLRSTRIDELTGAGNRQAFDEFLLQMTNLAERTGKPFTLALLDLDHFKKINDDHGHSAGDEVLRSFSQFVLNLKRESDSFFRYGGEEFALVLPETKPQEAAALIDRLHKALSETEFAGIAPAPIRLTFSAGVSEYRLKQETIVNKADKALYQAKRNGRNQTMVYESEEHDLKRKLNIVIVDDDSLVRKLVAKQFSNWKAEDFDIQIEEYADGLALVDSDWYRPDENYMILLDGVMPKMDGLEVLSHVRSQYPHDNIVVSMLTSRNNESDIVLALKSGADDYIVKPFYAQEVVARVQRLTKRMFQ, from the coding sequence TTGGCCCAAACAGATTATAAAGCTTTACTTGCCACACGAATGGAACGGGATTTCTCGAAATGGGCTGGCCAAGGCACGATCCCAGAACGCGAAGTCTACCGGTTTTTGCATACGATGAAAGGCACTGCCGGAACGATTGGCATGATGGAACTGTCCGAGTTTTGCGCACGCGAACTGGACGTTTTCTCGGAACACAGTACCGAGTTGCTTGCTGTCGATTCGCTCGAAGGATTCATGTCTTCATTCCGAAACTATTTTGCAGCTGATGAGTCTGCAAGCCAACAAGAGACCGAGTTGGAGACACCGGAAATCGAAGCCTCGAGTGAAGAAGCCCTCGTATTGGTCATCGATTCCGATGCTGAATTCGCCGCGAAGCTTAAAGAGACATTGGAGCCTAAAGGCATTCCTGTCGTCATCGCTTTGGATGGCCAAAAAGGTACGGAATTATTTTACACATTGCATCCGCAGATGGTGTTATTGGATGCAAAACTGCCTGATGCAGATGGGTTCAGCCTGGCAGAAAGATTCGCTGAAGCTGGCAGAAGCCGCCATCTTCCACTCGCCATCCTGAGTGAAGATGACCGGATTGATCACCAAATCCGGGCAATGGAAGTGGGCGCCACTGATTTTTTGGCCAAGCCATTGAATATGGCGTATTTCCTTCCCTATTTAGCCAATCGCCTGCGCAGCCAGGAAATCGTCTTGCGCAGCACGCGCATCGATGAATTGACGGGAGCCGGAAACCGCCAAGCTTTTGATGAGTTCCTGCTGCAAATGACCAACCTCGCTGAAAGAACCGGCAAGCCGTTTACATTGGCCTTGCTCGATTTGGATCATTTCAAGAAAATCAATGACGACCACGGGCATTCAGCCGGAGATGAGGTTTTGCGTTCCTTCAGCCAGTTTGTGTTGAACTTGAAGCGTGAATCGGACTCGTTCTTCCGTTACGGCGGAGAGGAATTCGCCTTGGTCCTTCCTGAAACCAAGCCGCAGGAAGCTGCCGCACTCATCGATCGCTTGCATAAGGCGCTATCTGAAACAGAATTCGCCGGCATCGCCCCTGCGCCGATTCGCTTAACATTCTCTGCAGGAGTCAGCGAATACCGGCTCAAGCAGGAAACGATTGTCAATAAAGCCGATAAAGCTTTGTATCAAGCCAAGCGAAACGGGCGCAACCAGACGATGGTTTATGAATCCGAAGAACATGACTTGAAACGCAAACTGAATATTGTCATTGTTGACGACGACTCACTCGTGCGCAAATTGGTCGCCAAGCAATTTTCCAATTGGAAAGCGGAGGATTTCGATATCCAGATCGAAGAATACGCAGACGGTCTCGCGCTGGTCGATTCCGACTGGTACCGTCCGGATGAGAATTACATGATCCTGCTGGACGGCGTCATGCCAAAAATGGACGGGCTGGAAGTGCTGAGCCATGTACGCTCGCAATACCCCCATGACAATATCGTTGTCTCTATGCTCACTTCGCGCAACAATGAATCCGATATCGTATTGGCCTTGAAGAGCGGAGCTGATGATTACATCGTCAAACCGTTTTATGCACAGGAAGTCGTAGCCCGTGTCCAACGGCTCACGAAGAGGATGTTCCAGTGA